In a genomic window of Scomber japonicus isolate fScoJap1 chromosome 17, fScoJap1.pri, whole genome shotgun sequence:
- the mgat2 gene encoding alpha-1,6-mannosyl-glycoprotein 2-beta-N-acetylglucosaminyltransferase, producing MRFRIYKRKVVILTLVVVICGLAFWSSGRQKKNDSGAFPKEVETVKRSSSISSSSSSSINNHIQMQITPAVSRAPPPPPVIQANETHPEKLKDKEKVPKPDVDNTTLVYRGIVFQLNFDQTIRNEEKFKAVRQKDDLVVVVQVHNRPDYLKLLVDSLRKVRGVESILLIFSHDYWSPEINKVVASVDFCQVLQIFFPFSIQLYPQEFPGHDPKDCPRDIPKKDALKLGCINAEYPDSFGHYREAKFSQTKHHWWWKLHFVWDRVRVLKDHKGLVLLIEEDHFLSPDFIHLLKLMSALKREQCSDCDILSLGSYSHIGYSSKANKVEVKAWKSTEHNMGMALSRETYHKLIQCTDTFCTYDDYNWDWSLQHLTVSCLPSYWKVMVSEAPRIFHAGDCGMHHKKVSCMPISQKTKIENILQSSGNQLFPKNLLIAKRLPANGAGGVAPHVKNGGWGDIRDHELCKSYVRLQ from the coding sequence ATGAGATTCCGAATCTACAAGAGGAAGGTGGTGATACTGACTCTGGTGGTTGTCATCTGTGGCCTAGCTTTCTGGAGCAGTGGAAGGCAGAAGAAAAACGACAGTGGAGCATTCCCCAAGGAAGTGGAGACAGtgaagagaagcagcagcattagtagtagcagcagtagtagcatcAATAACCATATCCAGATGCAAATCACACCTGCTGTCAGCCGggcacctcctccacctccagtTATACAAGCAAATGAAACGCACCCCGAAAAACTAAAGGATAAAGAGAAAGTACCCAAACCAGATGTAGACAACACTACTTTAGTCTACCGTGGTATTGTCTTCCAGCTTAACTTTGATCAGACAATAAGAAACGAAGAGAAGTTTAAGGCAGTACGACAGAAGGATGATTTAGTTGTTGTAGTTCAGGTCCATAACAGACCAGACTACCTTAAACTGTTAGTGGACAGTTTGCGGAAGGTTAGAGGTGTAGAAAGCATACTGCTGATATTCAGCCATGACTACTGGTCTCCTGAGATTAATAAAGTAGTGGCCTCTGTTGACTTCTGTCAGGTACTTCAGATTTTCTTCCCTTTCAGCATCCAGCTGTACCCCCAGGAGTTCCCCGGACATGACCCCAAGGACTGCCCCAGAGACATTCCCAAAAAAGACGCCTTAAAGCTGGGATGCATCAACGCAGAATACCCTGACTCATTCGGCCACTACCGTGAGGCCAAGTTCTCCCAGACCAAGCACCACTGGTGGTGGAAGTTGCACTTTGTATGGGACAGAGTTCGAGTCCTGAAGGACCATAAGGGCCTGGTCCTGCTGATAGAGGAGGACCACTTCTTGTCTCCGGACTTTATCCATCTCTTAAAGCTGATGTCGGCTCTCAAAAGGGAGCAGTGCTCTGACTGTGACATCCTATCGCTGGGTAGCTACAGTCACATTGGCTACTCCAGCAAAGCAAACAAAGTGGAGGTAAAGGCCTGGAAGTCCACTGAACACAATATGGGGATGGCTCTGAGTCGAGAGACGTATCACAAGCTCATCCAATGCACCGACACGTTTTGCACTTATGACGACTACAACTGGGACTGGTCCTTACAGCACCTGACCGTGTCCTGCCTGCCCTCTTACTGGAAGGTCATGGTGAGTGAGGCACCACGCATTTTCCATGCCGGGGACTGTGGCATGCACCACAAGAAGGTTTCTTGCATGCCGATAAGCCAGAAAACTAAAATAGAAAACATCCTGCAGAGCAGTGGGAACCAGCTGTTCCCAAAGAACCTCCTGATTGCTAAGAGACTGCCAGCCAATGGGGCCGGAGGTGTGGCCCCACATGTGAAAAATGGAGGCTGGGGAGATATCAGGGACCATGAACTCTGCAAGAGTTATGTTCGATTACAGTGA